Proteins from a genomic interval of Gluconacetobacter diazotrophicus PA1 5:
- a CDS encoding heparinase II/III domain-containing protein, whose amino-acid sequence MVLRRWSQDARLSLARLPSLAGLGRVPPQPVHAVRDLWPGDAASGARLLRGSLSHAGVTRPIGPGRWEDPSYPERFRACLHGFAWLRDLRAVGTDSARLQARALVDDWLSHPPSDPMVRDCAVTGTRLASWLGHYDFFAASADDGFRQRLMQRLLAEGRTIAALMPPESHDWRALAAFKGLLAAAIAMPDHSGFLVRFRRYIDAELERQILPDGCHIQRSPEIQFLVLRELAEMHAMLHAAQIAPPMALTLALDRMSPVLRAMRHGDGGLALFNGSHTGNVAMIETVLSQATRTRVVATAMPDGGFIRLQVGRSLLLVDAAPPPPPGFDEDAHAGTLSFEFSVARRRVIVNCGAGEGPEWRRALRESAAHSLLVLEDTSSSDFAPQGGILRRPVHVTAEQVAQDGAHWLDLSHDGYHAPFGASWRRRLYLGNGGEDLRGEEIVEGERQQSFVLRFHLHPSVGAEWDADAQIVILDVGGQIWKFRADGGKVAVEESVYCGGTTPERSRQLVVRVRPGDHADEDQAEDNQADTDQADKEPADEGRTDEDRAARDHADEDGPARNADTPDAAPPAKPVPQAESGERTRQVVRWALMQMEG is encoded by the coding sequence ATGGTCCTGCGACGCTGGAGCCAGGACGCGCGTCTTTCACTGGCACGCCTGCCGTCGCTGGCCGGGTTGGGCCGCGTCCCGCCCCAGCCGGTCCATGCCGTTCGCGACCTGTGGCCGGGCGATGCGGCATCGGGCGCGCGGCTGCTCCGCGGCAGCCTGTCTCATGCCGGCGTCACGCGGCCGATCGGCCCGGGCCGGTGGGAGGACCCGTCCTACCCCGAGCGCTTCCGGGCCTGCCTGCACGGATTCGCCTGGCTGCGCGACCTGCGCGCGGTCGGGACCGATTCGGCGCGGCTGCAGGCGCGGGCGCTGGTCGATGACTGGCTGTCCCATCCGCCCAGCGACCCGATGGTGCGTGACTGCGCCGTGACGGGCACGCGGCTGGCGTCGTGGCTGGGCCATTACGATTTCTTCGCCGCTTCCGCCGATGACGGGTTTCGCCAGCGCCTGATGCAGCGCCTGCTGGCGGAAGGACGGACGATTGCCGCCCTGATGCCGCCCGAATCGCATGACTGGCGGGCGCTGGCCGCGTTCAAGGGCCTGCTGGCGGCGGCGATCGCCATGCCCGACCATAGCGGCTTCCTGGTGCGGTTCCGGCGCTATATCGACGCCGAACTGGAACGGCAGATACTGCCGGACGGCTGCCATATCCAGCGCAGCCCGGAAATCCAGTTCCTGGTGCTGCGCGAACTGGCGGAAATGCACGCGATGCTGCACGCCGCGCAGATCGCCCCGCCCATGGCCCTGACCCTGGCGCTGGATCGGATGAGTCCCGTGCTGCGCGCGATGCGGCATGGCGACGGCGGGCTGGCGCTGTTCAACGGCAGCCACACGGGCAATGTCGCGATGATCGAGACGGTGCTGTCGCAGGCGACGCGCACGCGCGTGGTGGCCACCGCGATGCCGGACGGCGGCTTCATCCGCCTGCAGGTCGGCCGGTCGCTGCTGCTGGTGGACGCGGCCCCCCCGCCGCCGCCCGGCTTCGATGAAGATGCCCATGCCGGCACGCTGTCGTTCGAATTTTCGGTGGCGCGGCGGCGGGTGATCGTCAATTGCGGCGCGGGCGAGGGGCCGGAATGGCGACGGGCCCTGCGCGAAAGCGCGGCCCATTCCCTGCTGGTTCTGGAGGATACCTCGTCCTCGGACTTCGCGCCGCAGGGCGGAATCCTGCGCCGGCCGGTCCATGTGACGGCCGAACAGGTGGCCCAGGACGGCGCGCATTGGCTGGACCTGTCCCATGACGGCTATCACGCGCCGTTCGGCGCATCCTGGCGGCGGCGCCTCTATCTGGGAAACGGGGGCGAGGACCTGCGGGGCGAGGAAATCGTCGAGGGCGAGCGCCAGCAATCCTTCGTGCTGCGCTTCCACCTCCATCCGTCGGTCGGTGCGGAATGGGATGCCGATGCCCAGATCGTCATCCTGGACGTCGGCGGCCAGATCTGGAAATTCCGTGCCGACGGCGGCAAGGTCGCGGTCGAGGAAAGCGTCTATTGCGGCGGAACGACCCCCGAGCGCAGCCGGCAGCTCGTCGTCCGGGTGCGTCCCGGCGACCATGCGGACGAAGATCAGGCAGAGGACAATCAGGCGGATACCGATCAGGCGGATAAGGAGCCGGCGGATGAAGGCCGGACAGATGAGGATCGGGCCGCCCGGGACCATGCGGATGAAGACGGGCCGGCCCGGAACGCCGACACCCCTGACGCGGCCCCCCCGGCGAAGCCCGTGCCCCAGGCCGAGAGCGGCGAGCGTACACGCCAGGTCGTGCGCTGGGCGTTGATGCAGATGGAAGGGTAG
- the rpe gene encoding ribulose-phosphate 3-epimerase, protein MPAHFPPLVAPSVLSADFSRMADEVSAVERAGADWLHLDVMDGHFVPNLSFGAQLIKALRPQSSLVFDVHLMMAPVDPYLEMFAQAGADHIHVHIEAGPHTHRTLQHIRSLGVKPGVAICPATPPEAVAEVLDLVDVILVMTVNPGFGGQKFLTSQLGKIRTLRRLADATGRDIRIGVDGGVDVETAALATEAGADMLVAGTSVYGQPDYGRAISALREAGRRPA, encoded by the coding sequence ATGCCTGCTCACTTCCCCCCCCTCGTCGCGCCCAGCGTCCTGTCGGCTGATTTCTCCCGCATGGCGGACGAAGTCAGCGCCGTCGAGCGCGCGGGTGCCGACTGGCTGCACCTGGACGTGATGGACGGCCATTTCGTGCCGAACCTGTCCTTCGGCGCGCAGCTCATCAAGGCGTTGCGCCCGCAATCCAGCCTGGTGTTCGACGTCCACCTGATGATGGCGCCGGTCGATCCGTACCTGGAAATGTTTGCCCAGGCGGGCGCCGACCATATCCATGTCCATATCGAGGCCGGCCCCCATACCCATCGGACCCTGCAGCATATCCGCTCGCTGGGCGTGAAGCCGGGGGTCGCCATCTGCCCCGCCACCCCGCCCGAGGCGGTGGCCGAGGTGCTGGACCTGGTGGACGTGATCCTGGTCATGACGGTCAACCCCGGTTTCGGGGGCCAGAAATTCCTGACCAGCCAGTTGGGCAAGATCCGCACGCTGCGCCGCCTGGCGGACGCGACGGGCCGCGACATCCGCATCGGCGTCGATGGCGGCGTGGATGTGGAAACCGCGGCGCTGGCCACAGAGGCGGGGGCCGACATGCTGGTGGCCGGAACCTCGGTCTACGGCCAGCCGGATTATGGCCGGGCGATTTCCGCCCTGCGCGAGGCCGGCCGCCGGCCCGCATGA
- a CDS encoding YggS family pyridoxal phosphate-dependent enzyme, which yields MTTLPAAPVLSPSALAAIPAALAGIRARIAAAARRAGRAPDAVTLVAVSKFHPQSSVVAALEAGQMVFGENRVQEAAGKFPSLRADWPALRLHVIGGLQTNKALDAVRIADMIESLDRPALADALARAADRAGRLPDLLVQVNTGDEAQKSGVPRAQADAFITDCRRRFGDAVRGLMCIPPADRDPAPHFAFLAELGRAHGLEVLSMGMSADFEAAIAAGATHVRVGSAIFGQRPATATPDPDRGAGE from the coding sequence ATGACGACGCTGCCCGCCGCCCCCGTTCTTTCCCCCTCCGCCCTCGCCGCGATCCCTGCCGCGCTGGCAGGCATCCGGGCGCGGATTGCCGCCGCCGCCCGGCGGGCGGGGCGCGCGCCGGACGCGGTCACGCTGGTCGCGGTATCGAAATTCCATCCCCAGTCCAGCGTCGTGGCGGCCCTGGAAGCCGGACAGATGGTCTTCGGCGAGAACCGGGTGCAGGAAGCCGCCGGGAAATTTCCGTCCCTGCGCGCCGACTGGCCCGCGCTGCGGCTGCATGTCATCGGCGGGTTGCAGACCAACAAGGCCCTGGACGCGGTGCGGATCGCGGACATGATCGAAAGCCTGGATCGCCCGGCGCTGGCCGATGCCCTGGCGCGCGCGGCCGATCGCGCCGGCCGCCTGCCGGACCTGCTGGTGCAGGTCAATACCGGCGACGAAGCCCAGAAATCCGGCGTGCCGCGCGCCCAGGCCGACGCCTTCATCACCGATTGCCGCCGGCGGTTCGGCGACGCGGTACGCGGGCTGATGTGCATTCCCCCGGCGGACCGGGACCCGGCGCCGCATTTCGCGTTCCTGGCGGAACTGGGCCGCGCGCACGGGCTGGAGGTGCTGTCGATGGGCATGTCGGCCGATTTCGAGGCGGCGATCGCGGCCGGGGCGACGCATGTGCGCGTCGGCAGCGCCATTTTCGGCCAGCGGCCTGCCACAGCAACGCCCGATCCAGACAGGGGGGCCGGGGAATAG
- a CDS encoding potassium transporter Kup, giving the protein MTPVPGDMAPGSLPSAPASPNAAGGVADVPTKITEFGADQHEHAANPVGFAALMVVLGVVFGDIGTSPLYALRSTILVVSQHHQIEAWEVMGVESLILWSLILIVTVKYVLLIMRADHNGEGGIISLMSLAQRVSENTRLKLVLGMTGIAGACLFFGDGLITPAISVLSAVEGLEVSFPAAHDLVIPVAIMVLIGLFSVQSAGTGKVGTVFGPVMLLWFSMLGILGMLQILRHPGILMAISPIYAVRFIAFHGWLSFIALGSVVLSVTGAEALYADMGHFGRQPIRYAWLFCVLPCLALNYMGQGALIIATPSALSNPFFLLGPHWMQIPMVILSTMATVIASQAGISGGFSLCRQLIQLGYLPRMRITHTNKNEEGQIYLPEFNRFLMVGALTLVVAFRSSDALASAYGIAVTGTFMCTCVLAMVAFRRLYHWSRAAAAFTFGGFFVMDSIFFASNALKIPQGGWVPVLLGIALTLMMTTWKRGRGLIMNRQKLDSLPVNSFLARLPQSRTIRVPGTAVFMTATPEFVPTCLLHNLKHNKVLHEHVLFVTVQTLDQPEATRGHRVALQLLAPNIYRVILRYGFMETPNLPRALEDLKANGVDFDVMQASYFTSRELLVRSSVPKMSRWRMSLFLLMARNATPATEFFRIPPDRVVELGVRLAI; this is encoded by the coding sequence ATGACGCCAGTCCCGGGCGATATGGCCCCCGGATCCCTGCCTTCCGCCCCGGCGAGCCCGAACGCCGCGGGGGGCGTGGCGGACGTGCCGACGAAAATCACCGAATTCGGCGCCGACCAGCATGAACATGCGGCCAATCCGGTCGGTTTCGCCGCCCTCATGGTCGTGCTGGGCGTGGTCTTCGGCGATATCGGGACAAGCCCGCTCTACGCCCTGCGATCGACCATCCTGGTCGTGTCGCAGCACCACCAGATCGAAGCCTGGGAGGTGATGGGCGTCGAAAGCCTGATCCTGTGGTCGCTGATCCTGATCGTCACCGTGAAATACGTGCTGCTGATCATGCGCGCCGACCATAATGGCGAGGGCGGGATCATCTCGCTGATGTCGCTGGCCCAGCGCGTGTCGGAAAACACCCGGCTGAAGCTGGTGCTGGGCATGACCGGCATCGCCGGGGCGTGCCTGTTCTTCGGCGACGGGCTGATCACGCCCGCGATTTCGGTCCTGTCGGCGGTCGAGGGGCTGGAGGTCAGCTTTCCCGCGGCCCACGACCTGGTCATTCCCGTGGCCATCATGGTGCTGATCGGGCTGTTCAGCGTCCAGTCGGCCGGCACGGGCAAGGTCGGCACGGTCTTCGGCCCCGTCATGCTGCTCTGGTTCAGCATGCTGGGCATCCTGGGCATGCTGCAGATCCTGCGCCATCCGGGCATCCTGATGGCGATCTCGCCGATCTATGCCGTGCGCTTCATCGCCTTTCACGGCTGGCTGTCGTTCATCGCGCTGGGGTCGGTGGTGCTGTCGGTCACCGGGGCCGAGGCCCTGTACGCCGACATGGGACATTTCGGCCGCCAGCCCATCCGCTACGCCTGGCTGTTCTGCGTCCTGCCCTGCCTCGCGCTGAACTACATGGGCCAGGGGGCGCTGATCATCGCCACGCCGTCGGCGCTGAGCAATCCGTTCTTCCTGCTGGGTCCGCACTGGATGCAGATCCCGATGGTCATCCTGTCGACGATGGCCACCGTCATCGCCAGCCAGGCCGGAATTTCCGGCGGGTTCTCGCTCTGTCGGCAGTTGATCCAGCTCGGCTACCTGCCGCGCATGCGCATCACCCACACCAACAAGAACGAGGAAGGGCAGATCTACCTGCCCGAGTTCAACCGCTTCCTGATGGTGGGCGCGCTGACGCTGGTGGTGGCGTTCCGCAGTTCCGACGCCCTGGCCTCGGCCTACGGCATCGCGGTGACGGGCACCTTCATGTGCACCTGCGTCCTGGCGATGGTGGCGTTCCGCCGCCTGTATCACTGGTCGCGGGCGGCGGCGGCGTTCACGTTCGGCGGCTTCTTCGTCATGGACAGCATCTTCTTCGCGTCCAATGCGCTGAAGATCCCGCAGGGCGGCTGGGTGCCGGTGCTGCTGGGCATCGCGCTGACCCTGATGATGACGACGTGGAAGCGCGGCCGCGGCCTGATCATGAACCGGCAGAAGCTGGACAGCCTGCCGGTCAATTCCTTCCTGGCGCGCCTGCCGCAGTCGCGCACCATCCGCGTGCCCGGCACGGCGGTGTTCATGACCGCGACGCCGGAATTCGTGCCCACCTGCCTGCTGCACAACCTGAAGCACAACAAGGTGCTGCACGAGCACGTGCTGTTCGTCACGGTCCAGACCCTGGACCAGCCCGAGGCCACGCGCGGCCACCGGGTGGCGCTGCAGCTTCTGGCACCCAATATCTACCGGGTGATCCTGCGCTACGGCTTCATGGAAACCCCGAACCTGCCCCGCGCGCTGGAGGACCTGAAGGCCAACGGCGTGGATTTCGACGTCATGCAGGCATCCTATTTCACCAGCCGCGAACTGCTGGTCCGGTCCTCGGTGCCCAAGATGTCGCGCTGGCGGATGTCGCTGTTCCTGCTGATGGCGCGCAACGCCACCCCCGCCACCGAATTCTTCCGCATCCCGCCGGACCGG